The DNA segment AGTAGAAATTATGAACGTGACGACCTGAGTCGATTTAAGTCTGAGTCCGTTTTTCtatttattagtaatttttgagatatacaCATCAAGGAGCACACCGCAAATGAGAGAGAAAAAAACGGACAAAGATTTGGGACTATCCTAATATGTATACAGTTTATATGTACCGCGAGAAAGTCGCTATATAAGACTTTGCCGCCATATAATTTCTATATATTCTCTCGAAAGCTTCATTATAACTCACGAATGctcaaataacaacaaatctgTTTCATTCAGTAAGAATTTCTACCGCACGAAATCATTGTTGAGTACAAGTGCCACTTCAAACTGTAAGCAAATGTAAAGTGAATTCTTTAATCCAcaagaaaatcacattttgtaaaGTCCCCAATTACACTTCATTCAAAAATATGCCGCTGAAGCTAAGATGACAATCAAATCAGATTAAAGTTTTGCTGATTTTGAAATTAAGATCTGTATGGATTTAATGAAATATCAGCGACTTAAAATTCATTGCCTGGAATGGCAAAGCCGTGATGTTCTGACGAACTATAACGCTCCTCCACTTCATCAAGAAGATGCTCTTTTGTCAGAACcaccgatatcagaccactgaGACATGTTGAaaggacaacttttttatttgacaagatatcaacacgaaatttgatatagattATAACCTGACACTGCGCAAaaatctccaaacaaattgtttacATCGGACCTTTATAGCATACAGCGCCTATAGAAACCgatcgatccaaatcaagttcttataaggAAACTTtcatatgttaaaaaatatcatcacaatttggcatagattattgtccaaaagTAGTCTAACATATAGCAactataaaaatgatttttaaatagattttcgGCCGAagtcgaattatttttttctagacaagcaatgaatttaatataatacaaaGTAAATCGGTAATTTTTAGCGCAATTATCGTATGTGTAGAGAATAAATCTTAGAGCAGCTTTAACTTCTCTACTTTTCCAAACGTACGaagaaaatttttcagttttattcaaGGATAAATTGGTGTGTAACAAAAAAGGGGgcataatataattaaaataataaacatgcaTTTTTATTGGATAAAGTTTATGgttggtatataaaaatgaaataaaatgttacGTGAAACGAACAAGCAACTGGCATAAATCAAATAAACTGGCATAAGCACGTAGAGATAGCACAATCGGTAACCACTTTAATGgggtatattcatatgtaattaCTCGCCTGTACTAAATTCAATTGGATAACTTTATTGTTGCtttaatattaggttgtcaaatatctcccttccgcctttttgtcttttgaatttcgcggctatgtataaagcgctacagagctcgtatctatactatatacaagtatatacatctTCGAAAggtgggagttagtcaccaaaccattttaaaccatctgcagaaggttGGACACAcgaaaaagcttgatgtttgggtgccgcataatttgacgcaaaaaaaaacatctggaccgaatcaacgcctgcgatatgctgctgaaacggaacgaactcgacccatttttgaagcggatggtgactggcgacgaaaaatgcaTCACATACATGTACAAGCGAAAACGATCGTGGTCGAAAGACGGCGAATCCTCCCAAACAGTgtccaagccgggattgacagCCAGGAAGgctttgctgtgtgtttggggggattggaagggaattaTCCACTATGCGCTGCGCCCATATGgtcagacgcttaattctaccatctactgcgaataactggaccgcttgaagcaggcgaacGACCAGAAGCGTCAAGAATTGGCTAACAGGAAGcatgtagtgttccaccagggcaacgccaggccacacacttcgttgatgactcgtcagaagctacgggagctcggatgggaggttttatcgcatccaccatatagcccggacatagcgccaagtgattaccacctgttcctgtccttggcgaacgcccttgttggtgtaaagttgaactcaaaagaggcttgtgaaaggTGGCTGTCCTaattcttcgcaaataaggatgGGGACTTCTAGGAGGGGGAGATTTttaagttgccgtctagatggaaacagattatcgaacgaaacgacgtatatttgaactaaatccgatcactgtaacactttttataaagcattgaataaagagcaaaaaagcggaagggagatatatgacaatctaatatataaaatgtatgagaAGAGAGTAAAAAATACTTGTAaagtacatacgtatattcagaaaaaaaattattagcgaaaaaaatacaaatagacGGAAATTACCAAAGCGCCTCAATTGGATTCATAAAAGTAGTTATTCAAATTTCTTATCAAACTGTTAGactatattaaaaacttttattacaacaaaaagtgTAGTAAAAAGTATAAGTGCTGCAAGTAAACAAAATCAGTGAAAACAGTTTGTTAACAAGAGCAACTAATTAGAAAAAAAGCTGTCTAAAAATCAATTGCCGCCTCAACGCTAAATTGCTCAGATTAGAAATTATTACttagaaattatataatattgaatTAGCAACTTTTAtgagcaaatatgtatgtatatctacctaaaaaatgataaatcaaaattgaacacattttttaattgccGTCGCgcgcaaaagttttgcgaataATTCCACATAAACACAAATTAGTAGATAAGAACTTAAAAAATAGCTGTGCGAGTAAAATATATGccatttgaaaatatatgccAACAACATTGtcgaaaatttacagtggcatacataaataacatgtgtgttaaaattgattaaaactTTCAACAGAACCTGAAAAttgaatattatgtatataatttgaagtagtgaatcgttgaattttttgatgatacgttattttgcaaaacaataaaacgaaaaatacaaAGATTGAGCGTTGAATTGacaaaacaataaaacgaaaatacaaacttgacaacaacaacaacttatttGTCTGGATAAGCTGACTAATTAAGAAGCGTAAATAGTGGCGAGAAGGGAAATCACTTGAAAGATCCAGCGCTTGGCGCTCTCTCGCTTATAAAAACTAGGCAACTCTCAAAGCTCAAACGCATTAACAACCACAACACGCTCGAAGCGCGCGACTTTTTAGTTACAAATTTAAACAATCGAAAGAAACTAAccaaattttacacaaaatgaATTTCAGTGGTGTCTTCATCCTACTCGCTGTTCTTATGGCAATCTTCGCCGGACAGACTGAAGCTGGGTGGCTGAAGAAGCTTGGCAAGAAAATTGTAAGTCAAAAGCATAGcaaatacaagtatttattgagcttattaaacgaaaaaatatcTCATTTCAGGAACGCGTCGGTCAACATACACGAGATGCCACGATACAGACGCTCGCTGTGGCTCAACAGGCCGCCAATGTTGCTGCGACGGTCAGGGGTTAACCAATTTACCTACGAATTGCAGATGGACTATTTTCAAACAAAGCtttaatttatgtttgtttacCTTATAGTATTACTAGCAAATCGTAATTTAGCgatcataaattattttaaataaatattatttttgaaaattagatTAGAATTAGAAACAGTTTTACTTGTCATTTTGGGACGCTATTGGAAACTATTCAGATTTATGAGTATTCAGGATATTTTTTCAACAGttccgaaaaaataaaaaaaaggttcCTCCTGTTTAGCTACATATATAGTTTATGTATGACTCAAATACTTTGCGTTTAAAGGAACAACTTGTTATAAAGTTTATTCCAGGATATTTCAGGGTTCATCTACTCAGTGCCGTGATATGGAAATTTGGCAATTCTCTTTTCATGTTGAATAACGCTCACGCATTTCCTTATAGTGTTTGAAAGGCAGTGCTccgatttttattatatatgagAAATGAGCAGCCGAAGCACCCTAGCACTATACAGGAATTGGGTTCCCGCTCCGTTTCCGTATTAACCAAACTCTTATTTGGAATAGTGCTCACGTCTCAGCAGGCAATGTTAACCTTCGAGTATGCAAAATCAATCATCATGAACTTCATGAAAAAACAGAGCTTCTCAAAGGTGTTCAAAAACCGCTCAGAGGCAAAGAAGACGTGTATGTGTCACTCCACATCGCTCAACATAAAGGAGCAAAGCGCAAACGAGAGAGAAACAACGGCCAAGTATCAGGCAGATATTTAAAAGACtatcaaatatgtatacagtttatacatatgttctgCGAGAATGCCTCTATATGTGACTGTGTCATCATATAAATGTTATCCCCGAAAGCTTCAGCATAATTCACGAAAGCACGAATGACAGAAAATTGGATTCACTAAGTAAGAATTTCTACCGCACGAAATCATTCTTGAGAGCAACTGCCACGTTTTTGTTTGAAAGGAAATGTAAAGTGAATTCTTTAATCCACATGCAAGCACATTTTGTACACttcttccaaaaatatattgcaGAAGCGTAGATGACGATCAAATCGAATACAGCGAAACGCAGACGTGAAGTTACAAACATGTCAGAACATTGCAGTCCGGACTACGACAAGATGCCTCgtgatgtctcccatcgaacacctaCACAGTGAGGACCGTATTCTaacagttaaggagcataaagGTACTCCTATCAATTCTGCTGaggtgctttcgcagaaatcatccctgcagtcacctgcttggcACGGAACCGCCCCCTAGtagcatcaagaggtccttcctcaactacgtcgtcttcataaaacaatacgccgaccagacttcagacgcaacaaacttcagacatgcactaaccgtcattcacagtggagccattaacaccttcaccgactctctCTCAATAAATGACGTACTTTGAGTCAAACCatcacccattgcagacgaagagctagaattgccgcgagaatcgagagtgatACTTGCGCAGATTCATTTTGGATACTGTTGCAGATTAAATTGGATTCACTAAGTAAGAAACTcgtacttatccagaatagacactgacatatcaaacatatgtccagcgtgcaatgagtcccAGCATGGCAATAGCCATCTCTTTAcatgccctgctaaccctacacatctgacaccttTTTCTCTATGGTCCGACTCCATCGAAACAGCCCATTTCCTGAGTCTATCGTTGTATGACATCGATGaaaacttatctaatccttaccatcctaaccgGGGTTACATactcgttacaacaacaaactaatTAAAGTACCGCTGATTTTGAAGTTATGATCtgtaattaatttaatcatGATATCAGCGACTTAAAATTCACTGGCTGGAATGGCGAAGCCATGATATTCTGACGAACTAAACCACTCCTCTACAAGCGAAAAGGAAGGGAGATAACGGTTCCACCTTGGAAAAACCTCACTGAAACGGCTATCAATCGGCTTTAATATTCAGAACGAAGACATGACTGACGCGACGACACACATCACGAAGTTTTATTGGAACTCTTTTTTTTAAGAACCTTGACGAACCTTTGTTAAGATTTTCTTCGAATGTCTTATAAGGTAGAAGTATAAAGCAAACTCACCATCTGCATTTTAACAGCTCTCGTAAAGTAGGAAGTAAATGATTACTAGAGGAtacagtttttcatataagtcTAACTCAAGAATAGAAATACTCAAAATCTGGTTGAGAGACTGCAGTAAGCAAATGCTGGACAGCTGCGACGTTTCACGGTGAACTGAttactataaattattataGTTGCTTCTAAACCAGATGAATATAAACGTTCTATATATaatgaatacatatttacattatacatatttataataattcaaattaaaatgaatgcAAAAATCGATGACATGACTAGTACTAGATAGGTCAAGGGTTCATatctcaaaaataatataaacaattataGAATCATACTTCGAACGGCAGTCACCGCCGCCATGTAATCAAAATAATCACAAAATGAAGTTCCTCCAACACAAACGGATTATTCAAACAATCCTCGAACCCCCCAAAGGCGTTGAAAATTCCCCATATGATATAGATGCGCTTGGAAGAAATCGAAGGGTATTTTTGGCAGTGTcagcaataatatataaaaaataaaaacataattataacGGGACTTTTTGTGAGTCCACCGAAAA comes from the Bactrocera neohumeralis isolate Rockhampton chromosome 2, APGP_CSIRO_Bneo_wtdbg2-racon-allhic-juicebox.fasta_v2, whole genome shotgun sequence genome and includes:
- the LOC126750871 gene encoding cecropin-1-like gives rise to the protein MNFSGVFILLAVLMAIFAGQTEAGWLKKLGKKIERVGQHTRDATIQTLAVAQQAANVAATVRG